Part of the Vanacampus margaritifer isolate UIUO_Vmar chromosome 12, RoL_Vmar_1.0, whole genome shotgun sequence genome, TtaatatgtaatttaaaaattgcctatacaaatgttttttctttcattttttatttataaattgtgTTTACTTAGCATGAGGCTAGCATTTAAGAGCCAAAAAGCGTCTGTAGTTTCAAACGTAAGTCAACACGCAGTGTTTAACAATGTCGTAAATATTTTCTTAGGTTGTGCTGCGCCCGGACCCGTGCCAGCCGGATCCATCAGACTATACAGCATGAGGTTCTGCCCTTTTGCTCAGAGGACCCGACTGGTGCTGaatgccaaaaagatcaagTAAGTGATTGACCCCACCCACCTCGGTTTGATTTCAAACCCAAacattgtttctgttttgttagGCACGACATCGTCAACATCAACCTGAGAGACAAACCCGATTGGTTTCTGGAGAAAAACCCTCTCGGCCAAGTGCCCACCCTGGAGACGCCGGCGGGGGAGGTGATTTACGAGTCTCCTATCACCTGCGAGTACCTGGACGAGGTGTATCCTGAGAAGAAGCTGCTTCCCGACACGCCGTTTGGAAAAGCTGAGCATAAGATGTTGCTGGAGAAATTTTCCAAGGTCACCGAGCTgagtcacagaacaaattcaaGTCATTTATCATTGTATTAAGAATGcaatcacaattattattttttttaaacagataacAGGATTAACCTACAAGATCCCGATGGGCAGACTGAAAGGCGAGGATGTCTCTGGGCTTCATA contains:
- the LOC144061594 gene encoding glutathione S-transferase omega-1-like, which produces MTSGKCVSKGCAAPGPVPAGSIRLYSMRFCPFAQRTRLVLNAKKIKHDIVNINLRDKPDWFLEKNPLGQVPTLETPAGEVIYESPITCEYLDEVYPEKKLLPDTPFGKAEHKMLLEKFSKITGLTYKIPMGRLKGEDVSGLHTELKHKLSKLNEDLAKKETKFFGGDSVNMTDYMIWPWFERLEAFGLNDCLDAAPELKTWMELMSKDPTVKISGHSVDIYKAYYQTYMEGKPHFDYGL